The nucleotide sequence TAATTATAATTTACACAACTCCCCGTAAACAAAAAGAAAAGGTTGACTACAAAAATGATGTTGGAATCAGAACATGGCCTATAACTAAACTTTACCGGATTTTGGTTTCTGCATGGTTAAGCTTGCCTTCTTTGCCTTCCACCATTTTTGCAACTTAAAAGACATTTTAGTTGCATGTTTCTTTGTTGCTTCATCAACATCTTTGATTCTTTTTGTTATCTTTTGCTTCCGGTCCATCTTCTTGTTGCTGCTTTCTTCTTCCCTTAATATCTTTCCCTATTCAAGTCACAAAAAACAACAAAGTTTCACTTTGTTATTTATACTGCAAATTAATCAAATTTAAGAAGATCAACATTGTAATTTCATATAGGCAACAAAATGGGCGGGTATTGCAGGCTAGGAAATTGTTTAAAAGGGTAATTTTAGTAAAGATAGGAATGAAGGATAGTACTGATCCTCGATTCTTCTTTTACCCTTTTTAAGAAGATACTTCGATTAATGCTTACAAACATAATACTTCGTATAAAAAAGATGTAGATATAACGATAGGTTGGACGACTTATTATTAAACGATGTAAGTaggtataaaatataaaatatatatacttaaacTCTTACCAAGTTTGAAGGAATTGatggttcatcatcttcatcttcgtcTTCATCATCCAAGCTTTTACCACTCATCAGTAGCTCCTTTGAATATATTTTCATGCCTGGTGCTCCAGGAATGCCCTCCATTGATTTCAACATCTTCTACATTTCAGCCTCTTTTTCAGACTTTGGAACAAAAGTTTCACCTGGCTCCCTACCCAGAAATTTACATGATACACAAGTATTTTAGTGTGAGGCTTTAAGTGGACCAAACCTTAACTAGAAGAATATAAAACAAATTGAAGTGGATGTTGTGTATTGCTCAAGTATATTTAACTTCTACCGCACACCACAACCAAGAACCAAAATTCAGCTTTACACATAAATTTATGTCTATTCTGTATTCAATTACTTTTGGTATCTTGATGCATGTCTCATGCTCTCATGAATGTTAGGAAGTCTTCGTAttacaattataatcataattattacttTCCGCAAAGATAATGACATATTGACATTCATTTAAAGCGTTGCGGTTTCCCACTTTTGTCATTAATCTTCATATTAGGGAAATAACCTCATAAGTAATGGAATGAATTTACCTTAGGAACTGGAGGTGGCTTCGTACTACAAGCTTCAGTGAGATCTTTACATATGAAATTAACCAATGAACTCATCTGaggtttttttttttgtaaatatacTCTAACACATCTGTATCGTAGTATCCTATAACCTAAACAAGAAAATACTTCAAAATTATATCCAAGAAACAAGACCAAATTTATCAAATGCTATCCTAGGAAAAACAGATAGAAAAATCTAAAAGAAAATAGATAGTTTCCTCTTGACAAGCTCgttctataattttgcattctgaaCCGCACTGACCTTCAGATTCTTGTTCGACAAGCTACCGGTGGACCACAATTAAGAGTCAAGATACCAACCAAAGCAGCAAATGATGTTCCCTTTGTTTATAccaaatatatattatttattacaggTTCATCCACTTACCTCTTCATATTGTTCTACGCCACACAAATGAGACTCAGAAAATGGACAAGAAATCTCTATGTCTACATTCTCAAATGTTGTGAAGTTACATATCAAAATCAGTATAacaaaaactattattttcatgtTAAATAACGCTACCAATGGACCAAAGCATCAAATCGAACAGTGGAACACTTGCACCTATGATATGTGTTTATACCATCTTATTTCATCCTATCCACTCAGTTCAAGAATTCTATTATTTTCTACTTCTCACAATGAGTAAGCATAACTCTATCGCCACATTAGTCCTAATGTCAATATATAAGTCGAACCACAAAAATTAAAATACCTAAATCTAGTAATGTACATTCATACCTAAATGCTTCTTACCTCACTTCCCACACTGAAGTAAGTCTTGTTTTCTGACAGTAATACAAAATACAAGCATCTAATATTTTCATATGCCCTAAGCACCTAATTACCTGACAAGTTCCTATCAAGTATAATAAACAAAAAATAGTAAGTACAAATTGTCATCAAAATTAGATTCATCACCTCCAGTCTATCGCCTTTTTTCACAATATCAATTTTCAACATCTAATCAGCTTCTCGTTTCTTCAAATTACACACATTCTCTGAAATCTTAATTACACCATACTCTAAAATATGAAGCAAATCACAGTCTTAATGATATTCGTGGGATTTATTTACTGAAAGCCGAATTGCCCCGGGGAAGTTTTACCGACCGTATTCAGGACCAGGTccgaccgcctgcccctcgggatgttataaggttcggatccctgtaatgcggttcgTGTTTCCAGCCCGAAGCGCGTGAGTGCGttgcaaatgagagtattcgatgccaacaacttgccctttcaaaaaaaaaaaaaaattaaataaataacaatacGGATAAAAAATTACCTTTTTAGGTGAAATCTTATCTTGTTTATCTTTAACTTGCAAGTATAATTCCATCGCAAGCTTCTCACATACTTGACATTTAATAAAAGGTATATCTTCTCTTCGAGCAACTCCAGCTTGTTTTGCACAACACGATATTCGTATATTCGATAAACATAAtataataaaacttaaaagtaaTGAATTAAACAGCACAATTTGATTGGTTTTCGCCATTAATATCCGATAGAGTTGTAGAAACGTACTGATATAAAGTCTTGATTTTGTTATAAACTAGTTGGGCGACCTGActttgcgccggttcttcaccattgattaacattaattacattaataattattgaaaaagtaattatttatcatcttttttgttttatttttcgttttgtcaaGGAATGACccaaaatagttatgtgattgatttgtaataagcgtgaaagtaattattcatctTTTTTTTTGCTTTAGtttt is from Rutidosis leptorrhynchoides isolate AG116_Rl617_1_P2 chromosome 10, CSIRO_AGI_Rlap_v1, whole genome shotgun sequence and encodes:
- the LOC139872770 gene encoding uncharacterized protein — encoded protein: MLKSMEGIPGAPGMKIYSKELLMSGKSLDDEDEDEDDEPSIPSNLGKILREEESSNKKMDRKQKITKRIKDVDEATKKHATKMSFKLQKWWKAKKASLTMQKPKSGKV
- the LOC139871497 gene encoding uncharacterized protein; amino-acid sequence: MAKTNQIVLFNSLLLSFIILCLSNIRISCCAKQAGVARREDIPFIKCQVCEKLAMELYLQVKDKQDKISPKKELVRTNVAIELCLLIVRNIEISCPFSESHLCGVEQYEELVEQESEGYRILRYRCVRVYLQKKKPQMSSLVNFICKDLTEACSTKPPPVPKLREPGETFVPKSEKEAEM